CCACCAGACCTAGTGGGAACCAGGCTGTAATAGCTGAGCATCCAGGATGCAGCAAGGGGTGGGGAATAGTCCAGATCAAGCCTCTGGGAGAAAGAGACCTGGCCCTGCATGCTGGAGAGGAGGGATGGGAGTGGGGGCACAGCTGGCTCAGCCAGGGCACTCACCCGATGTCATCTCGGTAGACCCGGGAGATGAGCACCTCCCCCTTGTGATTATAGATGAATAAGCCTCCAATCATGGCGGCAGCTCAGTCTTCGCAGCCCATCGCTCTGAGAAGAGACCTAGGATAGATGGGGGCAGTGTAAGGGAAGGCGGCAGAATCCGAGCCCTGTCCCCTAAGGGGCTGTCCAAGTCACTGGCTGGGCCTTTTTCCTGACTCAACCCTCCAGCAAGTGACCCTACAGTCCTCTTAGCCAAGCCCCTCCCTTTCACCAGGCCCCAGTTCCTGTTTATCCCATActggaagggagaaaaggagagggaCTTAGGCCCAGGATTCTAAGGCCATTCTGACCCTCCCTTTCCTGGGACTGAGCCCAGAGTAGCCCCCTCCCCCTTTCACAGCGCTGAGCTCAGCAAGGCCCCTTCCTGTGCTGACTCTCAATCAGGCTCTAGCTGGTGAGTCACTGCAAAGGCCTGCCTGCGGGTGCAGGAATGGCGGTAGGAATTACTCCAGCTGGTTCAGGCCTGGGGCCCCCAGGCAGAACTTTAGGAGCGCTAGTCTCTCAGGCTCCACTACCCTTCAGAGAAGGCAGCAGGACCTGAACCTCTGGCTCTCTAATTCACAAAAGTCTAAACATTCTAGGAAAGGGTGTGCAGGGattggggaggagagaagagagccCTAAGGCCCTGACATCAACCCAGGAGTGCTGCTCCAACCTCTCCCAGGCAgtcaaataaacaagtaaaacagCAGAGTAGAAAGGCCCCAGCCCTGACAGACTACACTTCAGTGACCCAAGCAGCTTATTAGTTATTTCTGACCACCTCTCTTTTAAAgatccttccagtgaaaattctgATTCCAGACCTGCAACATAATTCATTTCTGACCTGTATGCCTAAAAACAAGGGGCAGAATCCCGGAACTATCTAAATTACTTGGGTCCAACTGATTTAGATTGTTTGCAAGGAGAAAAAGGGTTAATTTAATTCTAGATTTCCTGGATTAGCCTTGGTGTTAATTTCACAAGAGGGGCAGTTTAGGAGACTTTCAGTTTCTaaactggaaaataaagtgtattaCTATAGCAGTCAAGGTGTCCCAGGCTGAGAGAATGAGAAGTCTCTCAAAGTGGTTGGACACTTCCCATTCCTCAGTCCCAGAGACCAGGAGAGAAAGCGCAAAATGGAGGTAGAGCCCTGGGCAAAGAAGCAAGTTCACAGGGATCAGGTGGTAGGGAGGGCAGGGCATCAAAGCAGAGATGGGGCCCAGGTCAGGAAAGGAGTATTTAGTTAAGGGATAGACTGGCAGCAACAGCCAGGCAGTGTACTCAGGTGAGCCCACAGCAGCAACAGAGCTGGTGGGGGCACCTGGAGAAAAGAGTTTCCAGTATGGCAAAGGTCACGGCtttgaagaggaaaaaacagCAGGGTGAGACTAATAGTGGTGAATAAGGGAAAGCTGAGGAGACGTAGCTTGCTGTGGTACGCAGGTGTATAAGCATGCGCGGGTGGTGGGCTTTTCGCCCCGGGGAGGAGGACATCACGGGTAAAGATGGTTCCACGGCATGCGGGGGCTGTCACTCAACTGCAAGGAGAGGGTGCCGCAGAGTGGGGAGCTTGTCACAGTCCAAGGAGGCGGCACAAAGAGGTGTCACCGTCCTAGGGGATGGGGGAATTGTCCTTGCCCCGGGAGGAGGAAGCGCCGAGGGCTAGGAGGTTGTCACGATCTCAGGGAGGGGGCCGCCGCGCGGCGTCTCTGTCTGGGAGGATTCCAGGAGGGTCTCCCTCTCAAGCGAAGCTCCGGGCGGGTCAGGTGGAGGGCACCGCTCCACGCCTGTCCTGCAACCGCGCCCAGGGCTCCCCCGCCCCGCCGTCAGCTCCCTTTCTGATCTGAAGCCTGAGGCCACTCCCGGGTGTGGGCTGCTTTCCGCGTAGCGCAGTGCAGTGAACGGCAAAGCTGGGCAGCCAGGGAGGCGTCCTCCCTCACCCCGTACGGCCAGATCCCGAGCTCACCTGGTGTCCGCGGCCCTCTGCTCGGCCGGCCCGGCCACTCTCCGGATCCCAAGATGTCCGCCCGCCCCCTGCTCGCCTGCCCGCTGCCTCGGCTTTCACTGCAGTGTTGCGGCCCCGCCCCGGCCTCAACTGCGCGTGCGCGTCCGCCGACGGCGTAGACTACAAATCCCGACAGGTCTCTCGGCCttatctcttaaaattttaagctCCCCTAGGTTTGGCAGAACTACAACTACCGACAGCCTTCGAGACTCGAAGGAGGGACTAGGCGTGCCTTGGGCGAGGAGTAGGAGGGGCTTTATTCGGCCCCACCCGAAATACACAATCCACAATACGCTGCTAtgctcatttccttttcctcattgAGCGTTCTGGGAATTGTAGTCTCTGCAATCCCTCTTGTTCGTCTTTCAGAGTTTGTGAGAGCCTCAGAGGATTACTGCCATTTGTTGAAGCCCATCTGTTAAGCCTTGGATTGCTGTAGGCCTTTCAGTCTCCAGAGTCCGAGGACTGATTGTCAttttactcacacacacacacacacacacaggactggCAGTATAAGTGTTTGTGCTGAGTTAACTGCTTTATAACATCACCTCTGATTTTCCCAAGCTTTTTTGCATCGTATATTTGTTCTAGACATGAGCCTTTTCCCAGGAATCAAGACTTAAGGTAGGGGGCAGGGAGTAAGGCAtcaaatatttagaagaaaagctaaaatttttcaaaatatgtttgtgTTCTACCTCAGCTATATACCTATGGGACTATGAGGTCCTCAAGGTCAGGACCTGTGTGTCTTCTACTGACAGGCATATATGTGGCTTAGAAAACTGTTGGCAAGTTGAGTTTAACTGGACATGGTATTTGAAATCCCTTCTTTGATGAATAACCTTCACATCCAAGCTAAGAGGAGGCAGAGCCAATCCTAGCACATGAAAGGCCTGCCTGGCTCTTGCAGGACCTGAAGAACATCTGTTGGCTCTTCTCTTTCTGTAGGGAGAGATACCATTCTGCCTTCCTTAGGCAGGGCCGAGCCCATCATGAGAGGAAGCAAGGGCAAGAAAGGGCAAGACTAGTTGCAAATCCTACTATTCCTAGCATTCTCCTGCTAGAAACCAGAATATGGCAGGATGAAAATCTGACCTCCTACAGATCAGGGTCACAGTCTTAGGCCATTAAGTGACTGAATACAGGCACGTCTAATTCTTGAACCGGCACTCAAGGCTTACTCCTACCTTTCTAGGAGCTTTGTCCTCAATACATAccctaaagaaagtgaagtcagtcgtgtccgactctttgcaacctcatagactatagcctaacaggctcctccgtccatgggattatccaggcaagaatactggagtgggttgccatttccttctccaggagatcttcccaacccagggattcaacccgggtctcctgcattgtaggcagacgctttactgtctgagacaccagggaagtctcagcatATACCCTACCCCTCTACCAATTTAGAGtaagtaataatgataataataatagtagtagtaataataatagctaccatttattgagcacctattctactgtgtgccaggcactgtgctaggcactttTCGTACAATATCTAAtttaaatcctcacaacaaccctgtgaggtaggtattattatcattttatatataaggaaactgaggctcagagagattaaataactctCTTATCACACAATCAAAAAGTAGTAgagttgggattcaaacccagaatAACCTGACTCCAAATCCCAAGCTCCTGTGAACTAGAGTAGAGGCAGAGGGGAGAAGAAGGGCCAAAAACAAGAAAACTTGGAGTGGAATGGATATGATATACTGACTAGTAAAATATGGGAAGGAATTTAAGCCCATAAAATGTTTCTAGCTGGTGAGCCTATGAAGAGTGATGAATGTAACCAGGATTGGAATTCAGGAGGAACATACTTGGCAGTAGGGACAGAAAGAGTTGAGTCCATCTGGACATGTCCAAGGAGATATCCAGCAGGTGATAAAAATACAGATCTAAAGATAAAGGGCAGTTAGGGCTTGAGATATATATTTGGGAATCACCAGCATATCAATGGCAGTTGACATCAGGATGGATGATTCTATTTTGGGAGTAaatagagaggaaagagaagtggaCCAATGATGGAATACAGGGACCCTGAAGGCATGAGCAATAGGGGAAGAATCCTCAAGAGAGTCAGAGGTGGCAGAaccagaggaggaagagaagtacAGGAGGCAGCCCCATAGTAGTGGCTAGAGGCAACCATGGTCTGAGCTGGGAGCAAACCTAGAGCTCCCAGAAGGAAGACAAGACTGAGTTACACTTCTAACACAGCCCTTATGCACcaacaccccccaccacccccacccccaccccgccccgggaatagttgttaaatgaatgaatgccaaAATACCCCTACCCTGGTTTACACCAAAACTTGGGAGCTTAGGACTTCATCTTACTCTTGACACCCCAGGTCTAAAAATATGGAAGCCTAGGTGAGCCAGAATTTATAGAAGAGGCTCATAGAGAAAGTTGTGATTTGTTTAAATGGAGAATaaggttaagaaaaaaataaataaataaaaaaccacCCCACAAAACTTGGCACTCTATCTTAAGTCCCAGAAGTCCTCCTGCCCAACCTTGCTCTGAGTTATCATGGTGACTGTGAAAACACAGAAGGGTGTGGGGGGCAGAATGAGAACAATCTGTTAGTTGCCTGGGGTATCTTGTGCTGAGTTCAGCTTATGGGCTTTATTCAGATAGGAAGATGATGGGGACATATGCGGGAGGTGTGAGGGCTATGAAGAGAAAAAAGTCAGGGGACCAGCCCCACAACTTGGGAGAGGACTGGGAGAGAGGGTCCAGCCCTCTGGTCAGGGACCAGCCCTGAGGCTTAAGTGAACTTGCAtaggcacgtgtgtgtgtgtgagagagagacagacagacacaggcagacacagagggagaaaaagggagagagggaatgaGAGAGCAGAGAACTCTCTGGGGAAAGGGGAACAGAGGCTCTCGTAGGTGGGTGAGAGGCTGGGGTGATTCTCAGAAGTCTAGTGACTTGACGTGTTTGTTGAAGTGTGGGTATGGGGGCTGAATATCCTTGGGAAGCCCTGAGGGGCTGCTGAAGCAAGGTTCCTGGTCTCCTCAGAGGCTGGGCCTCCTCTCGCTGGGGACTCACAGAAAGTCAAACAGCCCGAAATTCTTGGCTGCTCCAGGCCCAGGAAAAAttgggagaggaaaaaagaaaagaaaagaaatgtttcagCCCAGAGGTGAGATGAGCCTGCTGATTAGTAGGGTTAGGGGTCTGAAGGAACCAGCACACGGAGCAGGCATGGGGTGGGTGTAGGTTTGGGTGCAGAGCAGAGATGCTCCCTGGGATCTGCTAGCAGCTCAAGCAACTGAGGGGGCCCTCTGGGCTTCTGCTAAGGTTAAGCACAGGTAGGGTTAGTATGGATGGTTACTGGAGGGAACTGCAGCTCTGGGGTGCAGGGCTGAGGCAGTACGTGGGGACAGTTAGGAGGAGAGGCAGATGAAGCAagtcttttttggtgttagtatTAAGGGAAAAAATCAAGAAACTGGCATGCATGCAAGATTAATAGAGGGATGATGCTGCTAAATGGTGAAAAGGAACTGGGAAGAGGGGTGTGCAGGTCTTCAAGGGCACCTCTGGGGTCAATTCTTGAAATATGTgtgtggggggttgggggagggtaaGGAGCAGCACTAGCCATTTGGGTCCCAGGGGACATGAAAGATCCTGGGAAGTCCTGCGCAGCAGTTAGCGGGCAGAGGGACAAGCTGGGGCCGGTGGCAGGTTAAGGGCTGCATTGCTGATCAGTGGGTGCACCCCACCCTCGCTGCACCCAGCGAGCAGTTAGCGCGCCTGGATTTAGTTCCATTTATTTCCCTTTCAGGTAccagacaaaataaaaaagacgGACGGAGAGAGGAACGCAGCCAGCCTGGGGCGGGGTAGGATGGTAGTGGGGGAGGGGCCCTGCTCACATCACATCCACGAAGAACTCACTGGGGTTTCCCATGGCCATGCGGAAGGACTGTCTGCTGGCGGTCAGTTCGGGGGGCACAGAGGCCAGGTCGCGGCCCGGAGGGGCTCCCGGGGGCCCCATGGCCGCGGGCGGTGGGGGCATCATCAACATGGGGGGCCCGTAGAGAGGGGGCACCCCAGGGGGGCCGTAGCTTGGGTGCGTGTGATGGCTGCGCAGGCTGCTGGCCAGCGAGTGGTGGCTGCGGTGGCTATGCTCGCTGGCGGCAGGACCTGAGCGCTCGCTGGGCGCCCGCTCCCGCGGCCCCCGCAGACTGCTGCGGGTCGTGTGGTCCGATTCGCTGCCACTGCCGCCCGACTTCGAGTCCCCGGCCTTAGGGTCCTTCTCCTTCCGCCGGTCGCTGCCGCTACGATTGGACCCACTGCTCCGGCTGCCTGCAGGGGACAGGCAGGGACGGGGTGGGAGATACTCAGAGCTTGCGGAGGAAGCCTGGGGCTCGCCCGTGGCCCTCTCCTCATTACCTTCACTGTGCTGACTACTGGCGCTGCCCCCGCCATAGCTGTACCCCAGCTCTGGGAAGCCTGGGTGCGGATTGTAGGGGTGTGGGGGCGGCGGGTACTGGTAAGGGAAAGCCATGGGCCAAGGAGCGGCCCCTGGGTGCGGCAGAGGGGCCAGCGTGTCCTGGTCGGAGGCGCCGCTGGAGCCGTCGTGATCGTGGAGGGAGAGGTTGGCCATGTCTGTGGAGGGAAGCCAAGGACACATGAGCCGGTTCTGTCCCATGCCTCCGCACCCTTAGTCAGCAGAGAGATCCCCAGCCTAGGTTGGGTGGATGTGCTTGGGAAGACAGCGACAGCAGTGGCTGCCAGAATGGGAGGAGGGATAGGCCAGAGATCGCTCACTCCTTCAGACCCCCTCTGCCACCCTCCAAAGGTGGTAGGAAGGGAGACCCTGCAGAGACAGGCCCAGAGAAAACCATCCCTTGGAAGGTCCCGAGTCACCACTTCAGATGGTCAGATGCCCAGTTTCTCCTGCTTCCtcagtgggctggaagaagggGCAAAATTCTTATTTGGCAATTTTCTCCTCAGTTCGCTTAGAGGGTAAAAGGTAGGGAGGGGAATATGGGAGCTGAAATACCAGATAGCCACCAGGTGTTGCACACCTGCCTTTTATCAGGCACAATACGAAGCACTCTATATCATGCAAATGTTACCACAACCCTATGAGGAAGGTATGtttagtcacatttttttttttccagatgagtACAGTGAagtccagagaggttaaatgaccaGCCAGAAGAGGTCAACCTGAATTGTAGAAGCTCAGAGTTGCTAACTTTACCTTTCCAGATGAGGGCATTAGTAAGAAAGGAGTAGTTTCGGGAAATTTAGGTGAAATTTtgccctcctctttcacttaggACTAAGATCACACCCCATCTGTACCAGGttccagagctgtgagagagCTGCAGTTGCCCTAGGGGCCAGTTGTTGGATCCAGACTGAGCCCTTTGATCCCAGCCCTTAAGGGACCTGACCCAAACTTATATGGGAGGAGGAATCAGGAGAGGGAGCTGAGGCAGCTGATGAAGTCTACCAGCCAAACCATCCACCGGTCAAGGCCAGTAGCTAGcatgagtggtggtggtgggaggaagCAGGCAGCTGACTTGGTGACTACTTCAGCCACGAGGCTGTCATCCCATGGGCAGTGACCGTGTGCTCCTGGGCTACCCAAGTCCCCAGCTCTTCCCTTTGAGCTTGCCATATTCCCAGCTGAGGAGACCTCAGCCAGTACAAAGGaaaaggcctgttctgccagcaTCTCCCTGAGCTCAGCTTCTGGTGACTTGGTCCATGGGTAGAAGACCAGAATGCCCCTGGGATGACAGTATCTCACAGTATCTCTAAGCAAAAGCCACAGCTATCCTGAGAAGCTTTATGTACCTCTGAAGGTTTGGGACCAGGGCTGCCTTCTcctaaatgatgataataatatttGATTGAGTCTAAGGAGTCACTGATTATAAGATGCACTCCAATTTCAGATATTGACATGTGAAAAAATGTTCTTCAGTGAATCAATTAAATATATGATAAATGggtaagctatttttttttttagagcaattACTGTGGGCCAAACATGGCACTAAAAACATTATATACATTAAGCTTATATCATTCTCAAAACAAAGCTGAGATATGTTTTACTATTAACTCCATCTTACAGATCAAGAAATTGAGGCACTGAGAGGCTGTGTCACTTACTCATGTTCACATAGTAAGGGTGGAACTAAAATTTGAACTCAGAACTGTCTAATTCCAAAGCCTTATGCATCTATTACTCCTCTTCCATGGGGCCATGCTGGAGCTGCTGAGGGCCAGGGACACTCCCCCCCATGCAGGGACCTGTACTCCACAAGAACAGACTTTCTAGTCCCTTGAACCTAAGCTGAAGCAGAGGCAGAACTGGCTTCTGAGGCTGGGCTTCAGCTCCCAATTCTGAGCCTTGCTGTCCTGTTTTGAGGACTCCCTTCTCCAAAGGCTGTCCACTGGCTCTGGAGAATGGGGCTTCCTGCAGACTTCTCCTGCTTAAGAACCCTCACTGGCTTTGTACTGTCTCACGATCAAGTCCAGATCCCTTGATACAGCTTGCAGAGTCCTCTACAGGCTGGCCCTGTCAGATTTTCCAGCTTCAGTGTGAGGCATAGCTTCAGGGGTCTGAGGAAGCTGGGGACTTGAGGCCTCAGGCCAGCTCCAGTTTCTGTCTTAGTGGAATCTGCTGTGAGCGTGAGCAGGAACCAAGGCTAGGAACTCTGACTGGCCTTGTTGCGGCAATGTTTCTGCAGCACTGTACACCTAGGACAGCCTTGATGTGGGAAGAACAaaggctctggagccagaaagACCTAGACTCAAGGTCTCGCTTCTCTGCTTCCAGCTGTGAAACCTGGAGTGGACTACTTAACTTAtataagtctcagtttcctcatctgaaaacagAATCATCTCCCCAAGGGCTTTAGGGAGGTTGTGAGGATTGAGTGAGAGTGAGATGATGCTTTAGAAACAACCAGCATGGTGCcaggcacagagcaggcactcaGAAAATGCCAGCCCCaagggggctgggcagggcagtGAAGAAGAACTGGTTCTGCCTAAGAACTGGTCTGGGCTCTGCCTCTACCGCATAGAACTGTCAGGTCTTGAGGCTCCCCCAGCTCTGCTGCCCCCTAATCTGGGTTCCCTAGAGTCTGCTGCCACATCCAACCAGGCAACTCCCACTTTCAACCAGGAGACAGGGCAAGGAGGTTGGGGAGGCACGTACTGCCACAGAGGTCGCCGAAGATGTAGTAGCACTGCTCGGAGAAGGTGATCTTGTTGACAGTGTGGCGGATGAAGCCAGCTTTCAGCAGGTTGCTGGCATACTTGCGGGCCTCTCGCCGGTCAGTGAAGCCTTCCACGTTGTGGTACAGCCAGTCCACCACATCCGAGCCTGAGGGCAAGGCTGCCACTTGATTGGAGGCCCACCAGACCTGGGCTCTTCTGACCTCACAGGAGCCATGAGGCTGGTGCTGATTCCAACTCCAAGGGGTGGCCCAAGGGAGTTCTTGGGTCCTGGCCTGCCCCGCCCCACCACTTTCCACCCCATCCTTCATCCCACCATGGGGCCCTCTCACCGATGAAAGCGTTGGGAATGGTAATCTTGAGCCACATTCGGTCACGGACCTCTAGCCCGGATTCAGGGGAGGCCATGGCTTTTACTATGGCAGCCATGTCACTGTGGATGGACAGGTGGAAGTCGTCtaggcctgggggtgggaggtaGAATGGTGAGGCAGAAAGGGGCTATGGAGTCAAGTACACAGGAGTTTGCATTCCAGCACTACTGCCTAATAACATGGACCAATGTCAGGCAAACTACCAACATTTTGGACGCTCAGTTTCCGCTTCTGTAAAAATAGGGACTTTAATATCTATTTTACAGGGATATTTGAAGACAGAATTAAATAATGTAAATGAAGGTGCTTAGCCCAGTGTATAATGTATGCTGTGATAATAGAAAGGCAGTCATTTACTGAGTGATTACTTTATGCCACACACTGTGCTTGATGTTTTACTTGTATCCTCTTATTAAACCCCAGAAGCCTGGTAAAGTGCATATCATCAGTCCCATTTtacaagaggaaactgaggcttatggGTGCTCAGTACAGGTTCAGAAACAAACTGTTTGGTGAGGGTCAGTGTCCACTGAGGGAAACTGGAGAGTGAGGTGGCTGGAACAGACCGACTCTCCTCTCCAGCTCCCTGGGATGCTCAAGCAAGAGTCTCCAGGTGGGCCTTCGGCAGTCCCTTCCAGCTGGTCCTGTGCTGGGCCCAGGGGTCAGGGTTGGACACTCACGCTCTGTGTCAGGgatggagctggtgatggaggagctggtggaggtgatggtgctCAGGGAAGGGCTCATGCCGTAGGCAGGGAAGGTGCCGGTCAtggctgcagtgtgggagacccaggccgCGGGGTCAATGGGCCGGATGGGCTCACCTGCGGGGAGGATGAGGAGTCAGGGACTACCCACCCTGCCCACTGCCTGGCCCTATAGGGGTCAGGGGTGAGGTTCAGGGTAACacagaaggaaggagagacaggGTTCACATATGCTAGGCACCAGCTTTAGGGCCCAGTCTCCCATCCACTTACTCCTGGGCAGTGTGAAGCACCCACGTGGACTTGGGTCCCAGCACTTGGCTACAGTCAAGGTGATGGGCCTGAAAGCAAGGGTGTCCCTAGTGAGGGCAGGATGTGTGGAGGCCAAACAAGCCCCTTCCCTGTTAGccagaaatatatttcttctcCTCCCCAATGCCATCCATACCCTGGTTTGTGCACAATTTCCCGAAGTACTCGGACTGCGTCATCGTTACTCATGTTCTCAAAGTTGATCTCGTTTACCTGGGAAAAAGGACCAGGAGTGGAATATGCAGCTGTGTTGGGGAGATGGTAGGGAAGCTAAACTTGGAGGGCTGGGGGTCTTCCCCATACCAAGAATCAGGATACAGAGGGTGCGGACATTTCCCCGTCTCCATCCATATCACCACCCAGGGTGGGCAATGGTACCTGTAACAGCATGTCTCCTGGCTCAATGCGTCCATCAGCAGCCACGGCCCCACCCTTCATGATGGAGCCGATGTAGATGCCTCCATCACCACGCTCGTTGCTTTGGCCCACGATGGAGATGCCCAAgaagttatacttttctatagGGAGTAATAAAAACT
The DNA window shown above is from Bos indicus isolate NIAB-ARS_2022 breed Sahiwal x Tharparkar chromosome 1, NIAB-ARS_B.indTharparkar_mat_pri_1.0, whole genome shotgun sequence and carries:
- the DVL3 gene encoding segment polarity protein dishevelled homolog DVL-3 isoform X1 — translated: MGETKIIYHLDGQETPYLVKLPLPAERVTLADFKGVLQRPSYKFFFKSMDDDFGVVKEEISDDNAKLPCFNGRVVSWLVSAEGSHPEPAAFCADSPAELPPPMERTGGIGDSRPPSFHPHAGGGSQENLDNDTETDSLVSAQRERPRRRDGPEHTARLNGTAKGERRREPGGYDSSSTLMSSELETTSFFDSDEDDSTSRFSSSTEQSSASRLMRRHKRRRRKQKVSRIERSSSFSSITDSTMSLNIITVTLNMEKYNFLGISIVGQSNERGDGGIYIGSIMKGGAVAADGRIEPGDMLLQVNEINFENMSNDDAVRVLREIVHKPGPITLTVAKCWDPSPRGCFTLPRSEPIRPIDPAAWVSHTAAMTGTFPAYGMSPSLSTITSTSSSITSSIPDTERLDDFHLSIHSDMAAIVKAMASPESGLEVRDRMWLKITIPNAFIGSDVVDWLYHNVEGFTDRREARKYASNLLKAGFIRHTVNKITFSEQCYYIFGDLCGNMANLSLHDHDGSSGASDQDTLAPLPHPGAAPWPMAFPYQYPPPPHPYNPHPGFPELGYSYGGGSASSQHSEGSRSSGSNRSGSDRRKEKDPKAGDSKSGGSGSESDHTTRSSLRGPRERAPSERSGPAASEHSHRSHHSLASSLRSHHTHPSYGPPGVPPLYGPPMLMMPPPPAAMGPPGAPPGRDLASVPPELTASRQSFRMAMGNPTKNFGLFDFL
- the DVL3 gene encoding segment polarity protein dishevelled homolog DVL-3 isoform X2, with protein sequence MGETKIIYHLDGQETPYLVKLPLPAERVTLADFKGVLQRPSYKFFFKSMDDDFGVVKEEISDDNAKLPCFNGRVVSWLVSAEGSHPEPAAFCADSPAELPPPMERTGGIGDSRPPSFHPHAGGGSQENLDNDTETDSLVSAQRERPRRRDGPEHTARLNGTAKGERRREPGGYDSSSTLMSSELETTSFFDSDEDDSTSRFSSSTEQSSASRLMRRHKRRRRKQKVSRIERSSSFSSITDSTMSLNIITVTLNMEKYNFLGISIVGQSNERGDGGIYIGSIMKGGAVAADGRIEPGDMLLQVNEINFENMSNDDAVRVLREIVHKPGPITLTVAKCWDPSPRGCFTLPRSEPIRPIDPAAWVSHTAAMTGTFPAYGMSPSLSTITSTSSSITSSIPDTERLDDFHLSIHSDMAAIVKAMASPESGLEVRDRMWLKITIPNAFIGSDVVDWLYHNVEGFTDRREARKYASNLLKAGFIRHTVNKITFSEQCYYIFGDLCGNMANLSLHDHDGSSGASDQDTLAPLPHPGAAPWPMAFPYQYPPPPHPYNPHPGFPELGYSYGGGSASSQHSEGSRSSGSNRSGSDRRKEKDPKAGDSKSGGSGSESDHTTRSSLRGPRERAPSERSGPAASEHSHRSHHSLASSLRSHHTHPSYGPPGVPPLYGPPMLMMPPPPAAMGPPGAPPGRDLASVPPELTASRQSFRMAMGNPSEFFVDVM